The Streptomyces sp. DH-12 genome has a window encoding:
- a CDS encoding PhzF family phenazine biosynthesis protein, with protein sequence MRIRIVDAFTDRPFSGNPAGVLLLDAFPEDSWLQDVALEVNHPETAFAHPLPEGGEADWALRWFTPVTEVAMCGHATLATAHVLHTTGAHKGPVRFATRSGVLVAEPEEDGTVTLDFPTAPLTAVDVPEGVAEALGAPVLSAFDTGPNVGDLLVELADERTVHTLRPDHKALKTYSERGIIATARAGDPDAAHDFVSRCFFPNVGIDEDAVTGSAHTALAPYWSQRLGRAVLTGLQASPRSGLVRTEVRGARTLLGGRAVTVIEGDLLV encoded by the coding sequence ATGCGGATCCGAATCGTCGACGCCTTCACCGACCGTCCTTTCAGCGGCAACCCGGCCGGAGTGCTGCTCCTCGATGCCTTCCCGGAGGACTCCTGGCTGCAGGACGTCGCCCTGGAGGTCAACCACCCCGAGACGGCCTTCGCCCACCCGCTGCCCGAGGGCGGCGAGGCCGACTGGGCGTTGCGCTGGTTCACGCCGGTCACCGAAGTGGCCATGTGCGGCCACGCCACGCTCGCCACCGCGCACGTCCTGCACACCACCGGCGCCCACAAGGGCCCGGTGCGGTTCGCCACGCGCAGCGGCGTGCTGGTCGCCGAGCCGGAGGAGGACGGCACCGTCACCCTGGACTTCCCCACCGCCCCGCTCACCGCCGTCGACGTGCCCGAGGGCGTCGCGGAGGCGCTCGGCGCCCCCGTCCTGTCCGCCTTCGACACCGGCCCGAACGTCGGCGACCTGCTCGTCGAGCTGGCCGACGAGCGGACCGTGCACACCCTGCGGCCCGACCACAAGGCTCTGAAGACCTACTCCGAGCGCGGGATCATCGCCACCGCCCGCGCCGGAGACCCGGACGCGGCCCACGACTTCGTCTCGCGCTGCTTCTTCCCCAACGTCGGCATCGACGAGGACGCGGTCACCGGAAGCGCGCACACCGCGCTCGCCCCGTACTGGTCGCAGCGGCTCGGACGTGCCGTCCTCACCGGGCTCCAGGCCTCACCGCGCTCCGGCCTCGTCCGCACCGAGGTGCGCGGCGCCCGCACCCTGCTCGGCGGCCGGGCGGTGACGGTCATCGAGGGCGACCTGCTGGTCTGA
- a CDS encoding LacI family DNA-binding transcriptional regulator: protein MAAQEDDAGSRVTITEIARQAGVSVPTVSRVVNGRSDVSPQTRARVEDLLRRHGYRRRPAPSPSRAALLDLVFNDLDSPWAVEIIRGVEEEAHTAGVGTVVSAIHGRSGDAREWIRNLRARASDGVILVTSALESSLHEELRILGVPLVAVDPDGSPGLDVPTIGAANWSGGLAATQHLLSLGHRRIGLIAGPPRLLCSRARLDGYRAALEGAGVTPDDTLVAPGDFRPESGHAGCHTLLDLPEPPTAVFAASDQMALGAIEALRGRGLRVPQDMSVVGFDDLPEVRWSAPPLTTVRQPLADMGALAVRTVLRLTRGEQPDSPRVELGTDLVVRASTAPPAP from the coding sequence GTGGCAGCACAGGAGGACGACGCCGGGAGCAGGGTCACGATCACCGAGATCGCCCGGCAGGCCGGGGTCTCCGTCCCGACCGTCTCCCGCGTGGTCAACGGCCGCTCCGACGTCTCCCCGCAGACCCGCGCCCGCGTCGAGGACCTGCTGCGCCGCCACGGCTACCGCCGGCGCCCCGCCCCCTCGCCCTCGCGGGCCGCGCTGCTCGACCTGGTCTTCAACGACCTCGACAGCCCCTGGGCCGTGGAGATCATCCGCGGGGTCGAGGAGGAGGCCCACACCGCCGGGGTGGGCACCGTGGTGTCGGCGATCCACGGGCGTTCCGGCGACGCGCGCGAGTGGATCCGCAACCTGCGGGCGCGCGCCTCCGACGGCGTCATCCTCGTCACCTCCGCCCTGGAGTCCTCGCTGCACGAGGAGCTGCGCATCCTGGGCGTCCCGCTGGTGGCCGTGGACCCGGACGGCTCCCCCGGCCTGGACGTCCCCACCATCGGCGCCGCCAACTGGTCCGGCGGCCTGGCGGCCACCCAGCATCTGCTGTCCCTCGGGCACCGCAGGATCGGCCTGATCGCCGGCCCGCCGCGGCTGCTCTGCTCCCGGGCCCGCCTGGACGGCTACCGCGCCGCGCTGGAGGGCGCGGGCGTCACCCCCGACGACACCCTCGTGGCCCCCGGCGACTTCCGTCCCGAGTCCGGCCACGCGGGCTGCCACACCCTGCTGGACCTGCCGGAACCGCCCACGGCGGTCTTCGCCGCCAGCGACCAGATGGCGCTCGGGGCGATCGAGGCGCTGCGCGGCCGGGGACTGCGGGTGCCGCAGGACATGAGCGTGGTCGGCTTCGACGACCTGCCGGAGGTGCGCTGGTCGGCTCCGCCGCTCACCACGGTCCGCCAGCCGCTCGCCGACATGGGCGCCCTCGCCGTCCGTACGGTGCTCCGCCTCACCCGCGGCGAACAGCCGGACTCACCCCGCGTGGAGCTCGGCACCGACCTGGTGGTGCGCGCGAGCACGGCGCCGCCCGCGCCGTAG
- a CDS encoding PadR family transcriptional regulator, translating to MRTYGQEHGHGGPRGGRDDFERLRAAFGPFGPGGPGGPGGLFGPGFGHGGPWGGRGRGGPRGRARRGDVRASILALLKDRPMHGYEMIQEIAERSGGAWKPSPGSVYPTLQLLEDEGLIVSESEGGKKLFSLTEAGRTAAEDGPEAPWEEASRGVDWEALNEVRQAGFGLMEAFGQVWKTGNKEQRDKALAVINEARKKLYLILADEH from the coding sequence ATGCGTACCTACGGCCAGGAGCACGGACACGGTGGCCCGCGCGGCGGGCGGGACGATTTCGAACGGCTGCGGGCGGCCTTCGGGCCCTTCGGCCCCGGTGGTCCGGGCGGACCCGGAGGTCTCTTCGGCCCCGGCTTCGGCCACGGCGGCCCCTGGGGCGGCCGAGGGCGCGGCGGACCCAGGGGAAGGGCGCGGCGCGGTGACGTCCGCGCGTCGATCCTGGCTCTCCTGAAGGACCGCCCGATGCACGGCTACGAGATGATCCAGGAGATCGCCGAGCGCAGCGGCGGGGCGTGGAAGCCCAGCCCCGGCTCGGTCTACCCCACGCTCCAACTGCTGGAGGACGAGGGCCTGATCGTCAGCGAGTCCGAGGGCGGCAAGAAGCTGTTCTCCCTCACCGAGGCCGGCCGCACGGCCGCCGAGGACGGTCCGGAGGCGCCCTGGGAGGAGGCCTCGCGCGGGGTGGACTGGGAGGCGCTGAACGAAGTCCGGCAGGCCGGGTTCGGCCTGATGGAGGCCTTCGGGCAGGTCTGGAAGACGGGGAACAAGGAGCAGCGTGACAAGGCGCTCGCCGTCATCAACGAGGCCCGCAAGAAGCTGTATCTGATCCTCGCGGATGAGCACTGA
- a CDS encoding glutamate-cysteine ligase family protein, translated as MGEKVVAGQFDLSDRQRYREKLHRCLTGLERLLTEKRFDRPKNLMGLEIELNLAGADGMPRMLNAQVLERIASRDFQTELAMFNLEVNIAPHRLGGRVFDRLDEELRTSLAYADRKAEEVDAGIVMIGILPTLDRDDLVSSNLSDVDRYALLNDQIVAARGEDFTLDIDGVEHLRCTSKSIAPEAACTSVQLHLQVTPERFPDVWNAAQAVAAAQIAVGANSPFLFGRELWRESRPPLFQQSTDTRPPELQAQGVRPRTWFGERWVTSAFDLFEENLRYFPALLPICDDEDPLEVLDRGGVPSLAELVLHNGTVYRWNRPVYDVADGVPHLRVENRVLPAGPTVTDVVANAAFYYGVVRALAEDARPVWSRLPFEAAAANFDAACKDGIDARFTWPRRGRLGGLGEVDAVTLVREELLPLAEAGLDAWGIEPADRDRYLGVIEERCRRRVNGASWQAATFHRALDLGLGREEALAATTRRYRELTRQGDPVHTWPVGLPEPVPTRA; from the coding sequence ATGGGGGAAAAGGTCGTGGCGGGTCAGTTCGACCTGTCCGATCGCCAGCGCTACCGCGAGAAGCTCCACAGGTGCCTGACGGGCCTGGAGCGACTCCTGACGGAGAAGCGGTTCGACCGCCCCAAGAACCTGATGGGGCTGGAGATCGAACTCAATCTCGCGGGCGCCGACGGCATGCCGAGAATGCTGAATGCGCAAGTCCTCGAGCGCATCGCGAGCCGCGACTTCCAAACGGAACTCGCGATGTTCAACCTGGAAGTGAACATCGCTCCCCACCGGCTGGGCGGACGCGTTTTCGACCGGCTCGACGAGGAACTGCGGACCTCGCTCGCCTACGCCGACCGCAAGGCCGAAGAGGTGGACGCGGGCATCGTGATGATCGGCATTCTGCCGACGCTCGACCGCGACGACCTCGTCTCCTCCAACCTCTCCGACGTCGACCGCTACGCGCTGCTCAACGATCAGATCGTGGCCGCGCGCGGTGAGGACTTCACCCTCGACATCGACGGCGTGGAGCACCTCAGGTGCACCTCGAAGTCGATCGCCCCGGAGGCCGCCTGCACCTCGGTGCAACTGCACCTCCAGGTCACGCCGGAACGGTTCCCCGACGTGTGGAACGCGGCGCAGGCCGTCGCCGCCGCGCAGATCGCCGTCGGCGCCAACTCGCCCTTCCTGTTCGGCCGCGAGCTGTGGCGCGAGTCCCGGCCGCCGCTCTTCCAGCAGTCCACCGACACCCGCCCGCCCGAGCTGCAGGCGCAGGGTGTGCGGCCGCGCACCTGGTTCGGGGAGCGCTGGGTGACGTCGGCGTTCGACCTCTTCGAGGAGAACCTGCGCTACTTCCCGGCCCTGCTGCCCATCTGCGACGACGAGGACCCGCTCGAGGTGCTGGACCGCGGCGGCGTGCCCTCGCTCGCCGAGCTCGTCCTGCACAACGGCACCGTCTACCGCTGGAACCGTCCCGTCTACGACGTCGCCGACGGCGTCCCCCACTTGCGCGTGGAGAACCGCGTGCTGCCCGCGGGACCGACCGTGACCGACGTGGTGGCCAACGCGGCCTTCTACTACGGCGTCGTCCGCGCCCTCGCCGAGGACGCCCGCCCGGTGTGGAGCCGGCTGCCCTTCGAGGCCGCCGCCGCCAACTTCGACGCCGCCTGCAAGGACGGCATCGACGCCCGCTTCACCTGGCCCCGGCGCGGACGCCTCGGCGGTCTGGGCGAGGTGGACGCGGTCACCCTCGTACGGGAGGAGCTGCTGCCGCTCGCCGAGGCCGGGCTGGACGCGTGGGGCATCGAGCCCGCCGACCGGGACCGGTACCTCGGGGTGATCGAGGAGCGCTGCCGGCGGCGGGTCAACGGCGCGTCCTGGCAGGCCGCGACGTTCCACCGGGCGCTGGACCTCGGGCTCGGCCGGGAGGAGGCGCTGGCGGCCACCACCCGCCGCTACCGCGAGCTGACCCGGCAGGGCGACCCCGTGCACACCTGGCCGGTCGGGCTGCCCGAACCGGTGCCGACGAGGGCCTGA
- a CDS encoding type II CAAX endopeptidase family protein encodes MQAEAAGPGADAYPERTLSRRTLRDETLLVLALSLGASGVSALISFVGSVTRPGGLKDQAATLNASAAPGRPWLDLAWQLFGITTALVPVALVAHLLLREGSGLRALGFDRARPWSDLGRGAAIAAVIGSSGIAFYLAVRALGFNLTVVPEALPEVWWKYPVLILSAAQNSILEEVLVVGYLLRRLDQLGWSPTASMAGSAVLRGSYHLYQGIGGFIGNMVMGVVFVYLYRRWGRVGPLVAAHTLLDIGAFVGYALLAGKVGWLPTA; translated from the coding sequence GTGCAGGCGGAGGCGGCGGGCCCGGGGGCCGATGCGTATCCGGAGCGGACCCTCTCGCGGAGGACGCTGCGCGACGAGACACTGCTCGTCCTCGCGCTGTCGCTCGGCGCGAGCGGAGTGTCCGCGCTGATCAGTTTCGTCGGCTCGGTCACCAGACCGGGCGGTCTGAAGGACCAGGCGGCCACCCTCAACGCCTCGGCCGCGCCGGGCCGCCCCTGGCTGGACCTGGCCTGGCAGCTGTTCGGCATCACCACCGCGCTGGTGCCGGTGGCCCTGGTCGCGCACCTGCTGCTGCGCGAGGGCTCCGGACTGCGCGCCCTCGGCTTCGACCGCGCCCGGCCCTGGTCCGACCTCGGCCGCGGCGCCGCGATCGCGGCGGTCATCGGCAGCAGCGGCATCGCCTTCTACCTGGCCGTGCGCGCGCTCGGTTTCAATCTCACCGTGGTGCCGGAGGCGCTGCCCGAGGTGTGGTGGAAGTACCCCGTGCTGATCCTGTCGGCCGCGCAGAACTCGATCCTCGAGGAGGTCCTCGTCGTCGGCTATCTGCTGCGCCGGCTCGACCAGCTCGGCTGGTCGCCCACCGCCTCGATGGCGGGCAGCGCGGTGCTGCGCGGCTCGTACCACCTCTACCAGGGCATCGGCGGCTTCATCGGCAACATGGTCATGGGCGTGGTGTTCGTGTACCTGTACCGCCGCTGGGGACGCGTCGGGCCGCTGGTGGCCGCGCACACGCTCCTCGACATCGGCGCGTTCGTCGGCTACGCGCTGCTCGCGGGCAAGGTCGGCTGGCTGCCGACGGCGTGA
- a CDS encoding EamA family transporter — protein MSTTAPPRSSRARGTGLTLALVSAVAFGGSGVAAKPLIEAGLDPLHVVWLRVAGAALVMLPLAVRHRGLLRRRPALLAGFGLFAVAGVQACYFAAISRIPVGVALLVEYLAPALVLGWVRFVQRRPVTRAAAVGVVLAVGGLACVVEVWAGLGFDALGLALALGAACCQVGYFVLSDQGSDSEEAPDPLGVIAYGLLIGAAVLTVIARPWSMDRSVLTGTAAMDGTPVAAFLLLGWIVLIATVAAYVTGVLSVRRLSPQIAGVVACLEAVIATVLAWVLLGEHLSAPQIVGGVVVLTGALIAQSSAPAKPPGEPVASGGRERELSSPGTTA, from the coding sequence GTGTCCACGACAGCTCCTCCCCGCAGCTCACGCGCCCGAGGCACCGGGCTGACCCTCGCGCTGGTGTCCGCCGTGGCCTTCGGCGGCTCCGGCGTGGCGGCCAAGCCGCTGATCGAGGCGGGACTCGACCCGCTGCACGTCGTGTGGCTGCGGGTGGCGGGCGCGGCTCTCGTCATGCTGCCGCTGGCCGTCCGCCACCGCGGGCTGCTGCGCCGCCGGCCCGCGCTGCTCGCCGGGTTCGGGCTGTTCGCCGTGGCCGGTGTGCAGGCCTGCTACTTCGCCGCGATCTCCCGCATCCCCGTCGGCGTCGCGCTGCTCGTCGAGTACCTGGCGCCCGCGCTCGTCCTCGGCTGGGTGCGGTTCGTGCAGCGGCGGCCGGTGACCCGCGCCGCCGCCGTCGGCGTGGTGCTCGCCGTGGGCGGGCTGGCCTGCGTCGTCGAGGTGTGGGCGGGACTCGGCTTCGACGCCCTCGGACTCGCGCTCGCGCTCGGCGCCGCCTGCTGCCAGGTCGGCTACTTCGTCCTGTCCGACCAGGGCAGCGACAGCGAGGAGGCCCCCGACCCGCTCGGCGTCATCGCGTACGGGCTGCTCATCGGCGCCGCCGTGCTGACCGTGATCGCGCGGCCCTGGTCCATGGACCGGTCCGTGCTCACCGGCACCGCCGCGATGGACGGCACGCCCGTCGCCGCCTTCCTGCTGCTGGGCTGGATCGTCCTGATCGCCACGGTCGCCGCGTACGTCACCGGGGTGCTGTCGGTGCGTCGCCTCTCACCGCAGATCGCCGGTGTCGTGGCCTGCCTGGAGGCGGTCATCGCCACCGTCCTCGCCTGGGTGCTGCTGGGCGAGCACCTGTCGGCGCCGCAGATCGTCGGCGGCGTGGTCGTGCTGACCGGCGCCCTCATCGCCCAGTCCTCCGCTCCGGCGAAGCCCCCCGGGGAACCCGTCGCGAGCGGAGGCCGCGAAAGGGAGTTGTCCTCGCCGGGAACCACCGCCTAG
- a CDS encoding DMT family transporter, with translation MSSVTATTTTAPDPTDPAPAPARPRLDWRLRFVALSLIWGFSFLLIKVGTQGYAPFQVTLGRLAFGTAVLAVAMAVRREGLPRGARTWGHLAVAGFLLNALPFSLFAFAELTIPSTLAGICNATSPLWGMALSLVALREDRPTRVRVAGLGLGFLGVLTVLGAWQGFEGLDARGTALALIASLSYPVGWIYVRRTLAGSSHSHLSLTGGQLLLATVQLAIVTPLFTSAPSGLAIGPLLAIAALGTLGTGLAVLVQYGIVAEVGPTTGQMVTYFVPVIAAAAGVLLLGETLTWSTPVGAAVVLAGAALTQVKPKRPA, from the coding sequence ATGAGCAGCGTCACCGCGACCACCACCACCGCGCCGGATCCGACCGACCCCGCGCCCGCACCCGCCCGCCCCCGCCTCGACTGGAGGCTGCGCTTCGTCGCCCTGTCCCTGATCTGGGGCTTCAGCTTCCTCCTCATCAAGGTGGGCACGCAGGGCTACGCCCCGTTCCAGGTCACCCTGGGGCGGCTGGCGTTCGGCACGGCCGTGCTGGCGGTGGCCATGGCGGTGCGGCGGGAGGGGCTTCCGCGCGGCGCCCGCACCTGGGGGCACCTGGCGGTCGCCGGTTTCCTGCTGAACGCCCTGCCGTTCTCGCTGTTCGCCTTCGCGGAGCTGACCATCCCGTCCACCCTGGCCGGCATCTGCAACGCGACCTCCCCGCTGTGGGGCATGGCGCTGTCCCTGGTGGCGCTGCGCGAGGACCGGCCGACCCGGGTGCGGGTGGCCGGGCTGGGCCTGGGCTTCCTCGGGGTGCTGACCGTGCTGGGGGCGTGGCAGGGCTTCGAGGGCCTGGACGCGCGCGGCACGGCCCTGGCCCTGATCGCCTCGCTGAGCTACCCCGTCGGCTGGATCTACGTCCGCCGCACCCTCGCCGGCAGCAGCCACTCCCACCTGTCGCTGACCGGCGGCCAGTTGCTGCTCGCGACGGTGCAACTGGCGATCGTGACCCCGCTGTTCACGTCGGCGCCGTCGGGCCTGGCGATCGGACCGCTGCTGGCGATCGCCGCGCTGGGCACACTCGGCACGGGCCTGGCGGTCCTCGTCCAGTACGGCATCGTCGCGGAGGTCGGCCCGACGACCGGCCAGATGGTCACCTACTTCGTCCCGGTCATCGCCGCCGCGGCCGGCGTCCTGCTGCTGGGCGAGACGCTGACCTGGTCGACACCGGTCGGCGCGGCCGTCGTGCTGGCGGGGGCGGCGCTGACCCAGGTGAAGCCGAAACGGCCGGCGTGA
- a CDS encoding aminotransferase class I/II-fold pyridoxal phosphate-dependent enzyme produces the protein MLGEYRISGRRAADISASIERAVGEGALRPGEPLPPMRELAERLGVNPNTVAAAYRTLRERGVIETAGRRGSRVRPKPATTARELIRVEVPPGVRDLSDGNPDPALLPPLAGAFAAAAAQGDREPVLYGHAPVDPGLERLARAGLDADGVPDGPVAVTSGALDAVERVLAAHLRTGDAVVVEDPGWGSLLDLVPALGLRTVPVAVDDEGPLPGDVRGALAGGARALIVTDRAQNPTGAALSAARAQALRAVLADHPETLLIEDDHGHHIVDLPLHALAGATHRWAFSRSAAKAYGPDLRLGILTGDTLTLDRVRGRQRLGPGWVSLTVQRAVARLWADGAVDPAAVAACYGRRRDALASALRRRGITAHGRSGMNLWVPVPDETGAVARLLHAGWAVAPGARFRMTAPPGIRVTVSTLTQAEIEPLAEAVASAVRPGEGDRRTYA, from the coding sequence GTGCTAGGAGAGTATCGGATCAGTGGGCGGCGCGCAGCGGACATTTCCGCGAGCATCGAGCGGGCGGTGGGGGAGGGGGCCCTGCGGCCGGGCGAACCGCTGCCTCCCATGCGGGAGCTGGCCGAGCGTCTCGGGGTGAATCCGAACACCGTGGCCGCCGCGTACCGGACCCTGCGCGAGCGTGGGGTCATCGAGACCGCGGGCCGGCGGGGGAGCCGGGTGCGGCCCAAGCCGGCCACCACCGCCCGGGAACTGATCCGGGTGGAGGTCCCGCCGGGCGTGCGCGACCTGTCCGACGGGAATCCCGACCCCGCACTGCTGCCCCCGCTGGCCGGTGCCTTCGCGGCGGCCGCGGCCCAGGGCGACCGGGAGCCGGTGCTGTACGGGCATGCCCCCGTCGATCCCGGACTGGAGCGGCTGGCGCGGGCCGGGCTGGACGCCGACGGGGTGCCGGACGGGCCGGTCGCCGTCACCTCGGGCGCGCTGGACGCCGTGGAGCGGGTGCTCGCCGCCCATCTGCGGACCGGGGACGCGGTGGTGGTGGAGGACCCGGGGTGGGGGAGTCTGCTGGACCTGGTCCCGGCGCTCGGCCTGCGCACCGTGCCGGTGGCCGTCGACGACGAGGGACCGCTGCCCGGCGACGTGCGCGGGGCGCTGGCGGGCGGGGCGCGGGCGCTGATCGTCACCGACCGCGCGCAGAACCCGACCGGCGCCGCGCTGAGCGCCGCACGCGCCCAGGCCCTGCGCGCGGTGCTCGCCGACCACCCCGAGACGCTGCTGATCGAGGACGACCACGGGCACCACATCGTCGACCTGCCGCTGCACGCCCTCGCGGGCGCCACGCACCGCTGGGCCTTCTCCCGCTCGGCCGCCAAGGCGTACGGGCCCGACCTGCGCCTCGGGATCCTCACCGGCGACACGCTCACCCTCGACCGGGTGCGCGGCCGGCAGCGGCTCGGGCCCGGCTGGGTCAGCCTGACCGTCCAGCGCGCGGTGGCACGGCTGTGGGCCGACGGCGCGGTGGATCCGGCGGCCGTCGCGGCGTGCTACGGGCGGCGCCGGGACGCGCTGGCCTCGGCGCTGCGACGGCGCGGGATCACCGCGCACGGGCGCAGCGGCATGAATCTGTGGGTGCCGGTCCCCGACGAGACCGGGGCGGTCGCCCGGCTGCTGCACGCCGGCTGGGCGGTGGCGCCCGGGGCGCGCTTCCGGATGACCGCCCCGCCGGGCATCCGCGTCACCGTCTCCACGCTCACGCAGGCGGAGATCGAACCGCTGGCCGAGGCGGTCGCCTCGGCCGTGCGGCCCGGTGAGGGGGACCGGCGGACCTACGCCTGA
- a CDS encoding Clp protease N-terminal domain-containing protein yields the protein MRTRIPRQQAQWPQAQAARGADDDAGLGPELAAVVAGARRRVVRDGDRQIDTAHLLHSLLESDPEVRAAFGEGPTVARLLGYLVQRSIGYGLRWQGAVEDAGGLPVVEGAAGFSPLAAGCVERARERAARRGGGAVRGTDLLAALVADPQARAAEVLRRAGVDPHDLTGEADRGPAG from the coding sequence GTGCGAACCCGTATCCCCCGGCAGCAGGCCCAGTGGCCCCAGGCGCAGGCCGCGCGCGGCGCGGACGACGACGCCGGGCTCGGCCCGGAGCTGGCGGCGGTGGTGGCCGGCGCCCGGCGCAGGGTGGTCCGGGACGGCGACCGGCAGATCGACACCGCGCATCTGCTGCACTCCCTGCTCGAGTCCGACCCCGAGGTGCGGGCCGCGTTCGGTGAGGGCCCCACGGTGGCCCGGCTGCTCGGGTACCTGGTGCAGCGCAGCATCGGCTACGGACTGAGGTGGCAGGGGGCCGTCGAGGACGCGGGCGGGCTGCCGGTCGTGGAGGGGGCGGCGGGGTTCTCGCCGCTTGCGGCGGGTTGTGTGGAGCGGGCGCGTGAGCGGGCTGCCCGTCGGGGTGGCGGGGCGGTTCGCGGGACGGATCTGCTGGCCGCGCTCGTCGCGGATCCGCAGGCGCGGGCTGCCGAGGTGCTGCGGCGGGCCGGGGTGGATCCCCATGACCTCACGGGTGAGGCGGATCGGGGTCCGGCGGGCTGA
- a CDS encoding EamA family transporter has protein sequence MSNNVSGLPVGRGLIYLVVAGAAWGTAGAAASLVYRTSDMGPVALSFWRCAAGLAVLYAVRLLSGRSRATVPAPLGRRAARAAATGIGLAVFQTAYFAAVSATGLAVATVVTLGAGPVLMAVGARLTMGERLGRGGLASVAGALLGLVVLVLGGEDATVDPVGVLLALLSAAGYSAMTLLTRWWGRDGGTDSSGATVGAFAVTSLVLLPFAAVEGLLPHTDAPGTLLLLLAYVATVPTALAYGLYFAGAAVVRSATVSVIMLLEPVSAAVLAVVLLGERLTAATLAGTLLMLGSVAGLAVGEARDARAARGTRRDAVPA, from the coding sequence GTGTCGAACAACGTCTCCGGCCTGCCCGTCGGGCGTGGCCTGATCTATCTCGTCGTCGCCGGTGCCGCCTGGGGCACCGCGGGCGCCGCCGCCTCATTGGTCTACCGGACCAGCGACATGGGCCCCGTCGCCCTGTCCTTCTGGCGCTGCGCCGCCGGGCTCGCCGTGCTGTACGCGGTACGGCTGCTGTCCGGGCGGTCCCGCGCCACCGTCCCCGCGCCGCTGGGCCGCCGGGCGGCGCGGGCCGCGGCCACCGGCATCGGGCTCGCGGTCTTCCAGACCGCGTACTTCGCCGCCGTCTCCGCGACGGGGCTCGCCGTGGCCACTGTCGTCACCCTGGGCGCCGGTCCGGTGCTGATGGCCGTCGGCGCCCGGCTCACCATGGGGGAACGGCTGGGACGCGGCGGCCTCGCGTCCGTCGCGGGCGCGCTCCTCGGACTCGTGGTGCTCGTCCTCGGCGGCGAGGACGCGACCGTGGACCCGGTGGGGGTGCTGCTCGCCCTGCTGTCCGCCGCCGGCTATTCCGCGATGACCCTGCTCACCCGCTGGTGGGGGCGGGACGGCGGCACCGACTCGTCCGGCGCGACCGTCGGGGCGTTCGCCGTCACCAGTCTGGTGCTTCTGCCGTTCGCCGCGGTCGAGGGGCTGCTGCCGCACACCGACGCGCCCGGCACCCTGCTGCTCCTGCTGGCCTACGTCGCGACCGTGCCGACCGCGCTGGCCTACGGCCTCTACTTCGCGGGCGCCGCGGTCGTCCGGTCGGCGACCGTGTCCGTGATCATGCTGCTCGAGCCGGTCAGCGCGGCGGTGCTGGCCGTCGTCCTCCTCGGCGAACGCCTCACGGCGGCGACGCTGGCCGGCACCCTGCTGATGCTGGGGTCGGTGGCGGGCCTTGCGGTCGGCGAGGCGCGGGACGCGCGGGCCGCCCGTGGAACACGGCGGGACGCCGTCCCGGCCTGA
- a CDS encoding pyridoxamine 5'-phosphate oxidase family protein produces the protein MQGPQSPQRRPDAAYTPTARTVPTRAAQRAGYDKDLVHAILDEGYVCHLGFVRDGAPVVLPTLYGRVGEVLYVHGSTGSRPLRAAARSGEGLPVCLTVTHVDGLVLARSAFHHSVNYRSVVVHGTAYDVTDPEEKRRALDALVDHVVPGRAAGSRPADKKELAATAVLRLRLDEVSAKARTGGVNDEPEDLSLPHWAGVLPVRTAYGVPEPDPGLAPGTEVPGYLTAL, from the coding sequence ATGCAGGGGCCCCAGTCACCGCAGCGGCGACCCGACGCCGCCTACACGCCCACCGCGCGCACCGTCCCCACCCGCGCCGCCCAGCGCGCGGGGTACGACAAGGACCTGGTGCACGCGATACTCGACGAGGGCTACGTCTGCCACCTCGGCTTCGTCCGGGACGGCGCCCCGGTCGTCCTGCCCACGCTCTACGGCCGCGTCGGCGAGGTCCTCTACGTCCACGGCTCCACCGGCTCCCGCCCGCTGCGCGCCGCCGCCCGGTCCGGCGAAGGGCTCCCCGTGTGCCTCACGGTCACCCACGTCGACGGCCTGGTGCTGGCCCGCTCCGCCTTCCACCACTCGGTCAACTACCGCTCCGTGGTCGTGCACGGCACGGCGTACGACGTGACCGACCCGGAGGAGAAGCGGCGGGCGCTCGACGCCCTGGTCGACCACGTCGTGCCGGGCCGCGCCGCCGGCTCCCGCCCGGCCGACAAGAAGGAACTGGCCGCCACGGCGGTGCTCCGCCTCCGCCTCGACGAGGTCTCCGCCAAGGCGCGCACCGGCGGTGTCAACGACGAGCCCGAGGACCTGTCCCTGCCCCACTGGGCGGGCGTCCTCCCCGTCCGCACGGCCTACGGCGTCCCCGAGCCGGACCCGGGTCTGGCCCCCGGCACCGAGGTCCCCGGGTATCTGACGGCCCTGTGA
- a CDS encoding DUF5999 family protein — translation MCQHQPPCPSADSADRESARLVAHHPEQGWSLLCNGVVLFEDTGELLPDGRIIAPQRSRDVTLTSA, via the coding sequence ATGTGCCAGCACCAGCCACCGTGTCCCTCAGCCGACTCCGCCGACCGGGAATCCGCCCGTCTCGTGGCGCACCACCCGGAGCAGGGCTGGAGCCTGCTGTGCAACGGTGTCGTGCTCTTCGAGGACACCGGTGAACTCCTGCCCGACGGCAGGATCATCGCCCCGCAGCGGTCCCGGGACGTCACGCTGACGTCCGCCTGA